The genomic segment GCAGCGTCGGCTGTTTCATGCCTGCGCTCCTAAGACACCGGAGGACGAAGAAATGTGACACGACGGCCCATGAGAAGTCCTCGAGTTCTCACGGGCCGATGCCGAGGGCGCCGCAGAAGCCCGCCACCGTTCCTGGTGCCGTCTGTTGGGCCCGGGACGTCACGGCGTGGGCAGGACGCTGTTCAACGGCGTTCGCAGGGCACTGCGGTTGCCGCGCCAGGCGTGCAGGAGGTGGGCGCCGAGGCGGTCCTCCAGGAAGGTCGTGCTCTCGACACCGAAGGCGATGTCGGCTTCGAGCCGGGGTTCGTCGGCCAGCAGACCGCCGATCACGTCGCGGCGCACGATCTGTTCGTGGACGGCGTCGGCTTCGACGTGCTCGTCGTAGAACCGTTCCGCGGCCGGTCCCGCTCCCGTTCGGCGCAGCGCCTGTGCCAGGCGGCGGGAGCCCGGTGACGAGGTCACCTCGACGGCGGCGAAGTGCCCCACCAGGGCTCCGCGCAGGCTTCGGTGCAGGCCGAACAGCGACATCTGGTTGACCGTCGCGAGGGCTTCGGCGGGGGCCGCGTCGAGGTAGTGCCCGTATCCGATGTCCAGTGCGAGATCCTCCATGAGATCGGCGTACAGCCGGGCATGGAGGTTCCTCGCGCGGCCTGCGCCGAACTCGTCGAACTCGACGGCGGCCATCGCGGCCTTGGCACGGCCGTACAACCGGGGAAGCACCCAGGCGTGCGGGTCGGCCTCCTTGAGGTGGTACAGGGATCGCAGGGCCGCGTACTCCCGCAGGTTCTCCAGCGAGCCCTCCCGCTGAAGATAGTGGCTGACCCCGGCATCCTCGTCGTCCGCGACGACCGGCTCGACCAGGAGGGCGGCCAGCGCTTCCTCCGCACTGGACACGGAACGGACCTGGGAGCGAAGGGAGTCGAGGAACCGCTCTTCGAGCGAGCGCCGGAACTCCAGGAGTCGCGGGTCCCATTCCCGCTCATCGTCCACGCCCTCGAACCCCTGGTAGTGGAGTTCGTACAGAACGTAGAGGGCGAGTTGGAGATCGTCGCCATACGGATCCGCCGACACGGTCCCCGGACCGACCGGCAGGGGTCGCCCCCCGCCCAACGCCGCGATCACCGCATCGGACAGGTCACCTCGTCCCGCCGGCAGAGCCGGTCGCACACTCCGCGACTCCTGATAGCCGGTCATCGCTCGGCCCCGTCGGCGGCGGGGTCGGCCGCACTCGCTCGGTCGGCCTTCTCGTCCGGCTTGGCGCGGCGCCGGTGGCTGGTGTCGCACCAGGGGTAGGTCCTGCTCCGTCGGCAGGTACAGATCGCCGCGACGAAACGATGTGACGTGGAGACGCTGCCGTCGTCCGCGACGACCTCCACCGGCCCCTCGACCAGGAGCGGCCCTTCCGGGTCGACCGTGATGCGGCGGGGCCGTTCAGGCGTGTTCGGCACGGATGATCACCAGCTCTTCCCTGTCCTGGCCGTCGCCTATCAGTCCCCGTTCACGCAGCCACGGCAACCGGGAACGCACCACCGGCCCGAAAGGCACGAGCGCGCGCTCGCTCACCGTCGCGCGCATGCCCACCCGCGACAAGCGCCGCAAGGTGGCCTCGGTGCCGCACAGATCCGAATGGACCAGGAGCAGCACGCCCTGGGGCCGCACGACAGCGGGTGCCGCGTCACAGATGCGGTCCACGAGGGCCCGGCCGTCGCCCCCCGCGTCCCAGGCGCGCGCCTGTCCGTGCCGGGGCGGGAGCCCGCCGGGAGCGGGCACGTACGGGGGGTTGCTGAGCACGATGTCGTAGGAGCGACGGGACACGGACGCCGTGAGGTCCTCCCGCCGGACCATGACGCGCTGCCGGCAGAGAAAGGCGTTCAGCCGTGCGGTCAGCACCGCACGCCAGGCGATGTCGACAGCCGTGACCCGGCCACCCAACTGTGCGGCCCGCACCGCGAGCGCCCCACTGCCGGTCCCCAGGTCCAGGACGTCGCTGCCGGGACGCATCTCCTCCTGGTCCAGCGCCGCCATCAGGAACTGCGTGTCGTACTGGGGGACGTACACGCCCGGCAGTGTCACCATCCGCGCGGGGGGACCCGGCGCCAGCAGTGGCGTTTCGACGGTCATGAACATCCTCCGCTCAGGGCGACCACGAGAGCGAAAACCAACTCGTGGTCAACTCTCCGCGCACTGATCCAGAACCGCCACGGGAGCCATGACGCTCCGTGACGACGCAGGGCGATCGTGCTACGCCGGGGCTCTTGACCACCGTGCTTCTCGGCTGCCCCACGCGCCACAATGCACACGCCTGACATGGCAGAACGCTGTTCCGCCCATGATGCGAGGGGGCATCGGCACGCGCGGCGGCGGCCCACCGGAAAGGGGAGATCCGGTGGGCCGCCGACGGGCGTGCGCGGTGGGTCAGTCGAGGGGCGAGCCGTAGTAACCGCCGACCTGCTGGTGGTAACCGGCGTCGCCGGGATGCTTGTCCTTGTCGAACTCCGGTGCGTCCTTGATCTCGCCCTTGCTGCGCGCGACGAACACGGTCCTGTTCTCGTGGTCGACGCGCGAGACGGTGCCGGCCGGGAGCAGTACGGACTTTCCGAAGATCCACACACCGGTGTCGACCACCAGGTACGCGGCGCCGACCTCGTCGGAGTGCTTGTCGACCTTGCCGATGTGCCCATCGGTCGCCTCGACCTTGTACCCCGTCACGTCGGCTTCCGCCTGGTAGCCGGAAGTCGCCCCGTAACCCCAGATGTTGTCGCTCATCGTGCGCGTCCTTCCCTTCGCCGTCACGAAAACCCAAAGGTGGGCCAATCGTCAGAAAGCGTCCAGCGCTTCCTGAACAGACGGCTACCCGCCCGAACCCCACTCACACCGGCGCCCGCGGACTTGGCCGGTCGTCGGCATCCGCAGGCATGGGGTCGCCGAGGAAGGGCAGGCGCCTGGGCGGCGGTTGATCACAGGAGCGTCGGATGAGGCGCCGGCGTCCGCCAGGAAGGTCCGCAGGAGGACGTCGCAAATGTTGCCGTAAAGCAACTGTTTGTTCTACTGTCCGGCCGGGACGCACCACGCGGCCCGCGAGCTGGTTGCTCGTGGTGCGAAGGAGACGATAACTGTGGGGAGTACGCGTTCCCTGCCTCCATACGGGCCGTTCGGCACGGTGGCGAGATCACCGCAACCCGAGGTCACCACCGTGTGGGAGAAGACATCCCCCCGTGTCGGCGCGCCCTCGTCGCGGCCGCTGGGAGCCGAGGAGCAGCCGAGGATCCTGTTGATCGAGGACGACCCCGGGGACGCCTTTCTGGTCCAGGACCTGATTTCCGACAGTGACATCACCCCGCAGGTGACATGGGTGCGCACCCTCGCCCAGGGTCGGGCGGAGCTCGCGAACCCGCAGGCGCAGTGCGTCCTGCTGGACCTGCACCTCCCGGACGCCGACGGCCTGGACGCCGTGCGCCAGATTCTGCAGGTGGCTCCCTGGGCGGCGGTGGTGGTGCTGACGGGCTTGGCACAGGAGCGCACCGGTCTGGCGGCGGTTGCGGCGGGAGCACAGGACTACCTGGTCAAGGGCCAGGTGGACGGTGACCTGCTGACCCGCGCGATCCGCTACGCGATTCAGCGCAAGCACACCGAGCTTGCCGCGACCGAGGTGCAGGCCAGTGAGCTGCGCGCCCAGGAGAACGCCCGCCTGGAGCGCGGCCTGCTGCCGATTCCCCTGTTGCGCGACGATCGGGTGCAGGTCAGTGCGCGCTACCGTCCGGGCCGGGCCCAGTCCTTGCTGGGTGGTGACTTCTATGACGTGGTGCAGACTCCGGACGGCACCGTTCACGCTGTGGTGGGGGATGTGTCGGGTCATGGGCCCGATGAGGCCGCCCTGGGTGTGTGTCTGCGCGTGGCGTGGCGGGCTTTTGTGCTGGCGGGGCTGCAGGACGGCGCCCTGCTGGGAATGCTGGAGCAGATCCTGGTCGCCGAGCGGTCGGGCCCGGAGATCTTCGCCACCGTCACCTCGCTGAGGCGCTCGCCCGAGGACGGCTCGCTGAGGATCGTGCGGGCCGGTCATCCTGGCGTGCTGGTGCATTCGCTCGCGGACATCCGGCTGGAGGAGGTCGACGGTGGTCCGGCGCTGGGCATCGTGTCCGGCGGCAGCTGGCCGGTGACGAACCTGGCGGCCCCTCGTGACGGTGCGGTGGTGGCGTTCACCGACGGTCTGATCGAAGGGCGCATCGGGCGGGGGTCACAGCGGCTGGGCGAGGCCGGTCTGCTCGCGCTGGCCCGCAAGCACCTGCACCTCCCGGCCCCCGCGTTCCTCGACACCCTGATATCCGCAGCCGAGGAACTGGCTGCCGACAGCGGAGGACTGGCCGACGACGTCGCCGTCCTCCACCTGAAATGGAGCGGCATCACGTGACATCGCAACGGGCCTCCCTCAACGCGACGGCAGAGCGGGCTTCTTCGGCGTCCGGACCGCCCCTGCTGCCCGAGCGGCCTGGACGCCCGCACCGGCCCCGTCGGTTGAGTGTGCAGGGGTGGATCCTCATCGCCCTGGGCATCATGGCCGCCCTGACGGTGTTCGCCGGCATCATCGGCTCCGCACTCCTGTCACG from the Streptomyces sp. RKAG293 genome contains:
- a CDS encoding iron-containing redox enzyme family protein, yielding MTGYQESRSVRPALPAGRGDLSDAVIAALGGGRPLPVGPGTVSADPYGDDLQLALYVLYELHYQGFEGVDDEREWDPRLLEFRRSLEERFLDSLRSQVRSVSSAEEALAALLVEPVVADDEDAGVSHYLQREGSLENLREYAALRSLYHLKEADPHAWVLPRLYGRAKAAMAAVEFDEFGAGRARNLHARLYADLMEDLALDIGYGHYLDAAPAEALATVNQMSLFGLHRSLRGALVGHFAAVEVTSSPGSRRLAQALRRTGAGPAAERFYDEHVEADAVHEQIVRRDVIGGLLADEPRLEADIAFGVESTTFLEDRLGAHLLHAWRGNRSALRTPLNSVLPTP
- a CDS encoding CDGSH iron-sulfur domain-containing protein, translating into MPNTPERPRRITVDPEGPLLVEGPVEVVADDGSVSTSHRFVAAICTCRRSRTYPWCDTSHRRRAKPDEKADRASAADPAADGAER
- a CDS encoding HemK2/MTQ2 family protein methyltransferase, which gives rise to MTVETPLLAPGPPARMVTLPGVYVPQYDTQFLMAALDQEEMRPGSDVLDLGTGSGALAVRAAQLGGRVTAVDIAWRAVLTARLNAFLCRQRVMVRREDLTASVSRRSYDIVLSNPPYVPAPGGLPPRHGQARAWDAGGDGRALVDRICDAAPAVVRPQGVLLLVHSDLCGTEATLRRLSRVGMRATVSERALVPFGPVVRSRLPWLRERGLIGDGQDREELVIIRAEHA
- a CDS encoding PRC-barrel domain containing protein — protein: MSDNIWGYGATSGYQAEADVTGYKVEATDGHIGKVDKHSDEVGAAYLVVDTGVWIFGKSVLLPAGTVSRVDHENRTVFVARSKGEIKDAPEFDKDKHPGDAGYHQQVGGYYGSPLD
- a CDS encoding PP2C family protein-serine/threonine phosphatase yields the protein MTVGSTRSLPPYGPFGTVARSPQPEVTTVWEKTSPRVGAPSSRPLGAEEQPRILLIEDDPGDAFLVQDLISDSDITPQVTWVRTLAQGRAELANPQAQCVLLDLHLPDADGLDAVRQILQVAPWAAVVVLTGLAQERTGLAAVAAGAQDYLVKGQVDGDLLTRAIRYAIQRKHTELAATEVQASELRAQENARLERGLLPIPLLRDDRVQVSARYRPGRAQSLLGGDFYDVVQTPDGTVHAVVGDVSGHGPDEAALGVCLRVAWRAFVLAGLQDGALLGMLEQILVAERSGPEIFATVTSLRRSPEDGSLRIVRAGHPGVLVHSLADIRLEEVDGGPALGIVSGGSWPVTNLAAPRDGAVVAFTDGLIEGRIGRGSQRLGEAGLLALARKHLHLPAPAFLDTLISAAEELAADSGGLADDVAVLHLKWSGIT